In Clostridium sp. DL-VIII, the following proteins share a genomic window:
- a CDS encoding GNAT family N-acetyltransferase: MNICIETERLILRKFNNDDASKLQEICGEQYILKWMPDWGVSMEVRKEWLKALIEQYKSIDKENIRVCLAVTLKDNGKLIGMIAIQNKEEVNNETELAYFITENLSNKGYITEASKAITIWALNNFQLDYIIAIIEPDNVQSQRVIEKCGFIKQGTKHVVNTGEEYEKSYYYYRLYNKC; the protein is encoded by the coding sequence ATGAATATTTGTATAGAAACAGAAAGACTTATATTAAGAAAGTTTAATAATGATGATGCGTCAAAGCTGCAAGAAATATGCGGTGAACAATACATATTAAAATGGATGCCAGACTGGGGAGTTTCAATGGAAGTCAGAAAAGAATGGCTGAAGGCGTTGATTGAGCAATATAAGAGCATAGATAAAGAAAATATAAGAGTATGTCTTGCTGTAACTCTTAAAGATAATGGAAAATTAATAGGAATGATAGCGATACAAAATAAGGAAGAAGTAAATAATGAGACTGAGCTGGCCTATTTCATAACAGAAAACTTGAGTAATAAAGGATATATAACAGAAGCTTCCAAAGCCATAACTATATGGGCACTGAATAATTTTCAGCTAGATTATATAATTGCAATAATAGAACCAGATAATGTTCAATCTCAAAGGGTAATTGAAAAATGCGGCTTCATAAAACAAGGAACAAAGCATGTTGTAAATACTGGTGAAGAATATGAAAAATCTTATTATTATTATAGATTATATAATAAATGTTGA
- a CDS encoding pyridoxal phosphate-dependent aminotransferase, with protein sequence MPELSNRLDWFSESIIRKMTRIANKYGAINLSQGFPDFDPPKEILDGLKEVSDKGPHQYSITWGAQNFREKLALKQEKFMGININPEENVLVTCGSTEAMMCAMMSVCNPDDKVIVFSPFYENYTADTILSGSKPIYVELKPPAFKFDKEDLRNAFKQKPKALILCNPSNPTGKVFTEEELLYIGSLAKEYDTFVITDEVYEHIIFKPYKHTYLAALDGMFERTISCSSLSKTYSITGWRLGYIIASKAVIENCKKVHDFLTVGAAAPLQEAAIKGLEFGEEYYEVLNELYENKKKLFLSGLDEIGLKYYEPQGAYYVMVDISEFGYEDDYEFCRWLAKEIGVAAVPGSSFFREKVNNYIRFHFAKKEETLKEALKRLEKLKEYKK encoded by the coding sequence ATGCCAGAATTAAGCAATAGGTTAGATTGGTTTTCAGAATCTATAATAAGAAAAATGACAAGAATAGCCAATAAATATGGAGCAATAAATCTTTCACAAGGATTTCCAGACTTTGATCCACCAAAAGAAATATTAGATGGATTAAAGGAAGTTTCAGATAAAGGACCTCACCAATATTCAATTACATGGGGAGCGCAAAACTTTAGAGAGAAATTAGCATTAAAACAAGAAAAGTTCATGGGAATTAATATAAATCCAGAGGAAAATGTACTGGTGACCTGTGGAAGCACAGAAGCAATGATGTGCGCAATGATGAGTGTATGCAATCCAGACGATAAGGTTATAGTATTTTCACCATTTTATGAAAATTATACTGCGGACACAATTCTATCAGGTTCAAAACCTATATATGTTGAACTAAAGCCACCAGCATTTAAATTTGATAAAGAAGATTTAAGAAATGCATTTAAGCAAAAGCCAAAAGCACTTATACTTTGCAATCCATCAAATCCTACAGGTAAGGTATTTACTGAAGAGGAGCTTTTATATATAGGAAGTCTTGCTAAAGAATATGATACTTTTGTAATTACTGATGAAGTTTATGAGCACATAATATTTAAGCCATACAAGCATACTTATTTAGCAGCACTAGACGGAATGTTTGAAAGAACCATATCCTGCAGCTCTTTATCAAAAACATATTCAATTACAGGCTGGAGGCTTGGATATATTATAGCCAGTAAAGCAGTAATAGAAAATTGTAAGAAAGTTCATGACTTTTTAACAGTAGGAGCAGCAGCGCCTCTTCAAGAAGCGGCCATTAAGGGATTAGAATTTGGAGAAGAGTATTATGAAGTGCTAAATGAACTCTATGAAAATAAGAAAAAATTATTTTTAAGTGGATTAGATGAAATAGGGCTTAAGTATTATGAACCTCAAGGAGCATATTATGTCATGGTTGATATATCTGAATTTGGATATGAGGACGACTATGAATTCTGCAGGTGGCTTGCAAAAGAAATTGGAGTAGCAGCAGTTCCCGGTTCAAGCTTCTTCAGAGAAAAAGTAAATAATTATATAAGATTTCATTTTGCTAAGAAGGAAGAAACTTTAAAAGAAGCTCTTAAGAGACTTGAAAAACTTAAGGAATATAAAAAATAA